The Gemmatimonadota bacterium genomic sequence CCCCTCGGGGCGCGGACGACTGGGTCGCTTCGTGGAAGACATCGCGCGCCTCGGCTGGTGTACGGACAAGTATCGCCGCCTGTCCGTACGCTGCGCAAGGGATGCCAACTGGCATAATCGAACGCAACATCATGCGGACCAAGCGGGGTGGTCGTCCCGCCGGGGCTGCGGTGGGATCACGGGGCGACAGTCCAAGCGGTCTGGCCACAGCTTCAGTTAGCCCGCACGTGAGTCTTGGGTCGCTGGACGGCGCGCGCGGACTGTCGCCCAACGTGATCTGTCTGCAGCTTAGGCACTCGCGACTCCACCGGACGCCCATGCGAACACCGTGTCTTGCCTTTTGCACCGCCGTCTGCCTCGGCACCGCCCCGGGGATGGCGGTCGCTCAGCCGCCGAGTGTCGCGACGTCCGACGTGTTCCAGCGCTACGCGGACCGCGTCGTCAAGATCCAGGTCGTGGAGACCGGCTCGGCGGCGAAGTCCGGGATCGGCTCCGGGTTCTTTGTCAGTGCCGACGGCCAGCTCGTCACGAACTACCATGTGATCGCCGAGCTGATCCAGTCGCCGGGCCGCTATCGCGCCGAGTACCTCGACGCGCAGGGACAGGCTCATACGGCCGAGGTGCTCGGCGTGGACGTCATCAGCGACCTCGCGGTGCTCTCCACGACCACGCGGCCGAGTCGGTTCTTCGAGATCGCGGCCGGGGCGGTGCCACAGGGGACGCGCTTGTATTCGCTTGGACATCCCCGTGACCTGGGGTTGAGCATCGTCGAGGGCACCTACAACGGCCAGCTGGCGCATACCCGGCATCCGCGCATCCATTTCACGGGGGCGATCAACCAGGGGATGAGTGGCGGGCCGACGATCACGGAGGATGGGCGCGTGATCGGGGTCAATGTCGCGACGGCGGGGAACCAGATCGGATTCCTTGTCCCGGTGGCGCAGGTGGCGAACCTGCTTGGCCAGGTGCGGAATCCGTCGGCGAACCCGCCAGTGCGCACCCTTGCGCAGGTCGCGGCGGCGTTGCGACAGGACCAGGACGGGTGGCTGGGACGGCTCTTTGTCGAGCGGCCGAAGGAGATCACCCTCGGCCCCTGGCGTGTGCTGACGGAGCCCACACCAACATTCCGCTGCTGGGCCGATGCGGACCGGACCCGCGAACGCACGTACGAGAGTGTCGTGCACTCGTGTGAGACCGACGACGACGTCTATCTCGCGAGTGACCACAGTACCGGGACCGTGCGCGTCGAGCACCAACTGCTGACGACGCAGCAGATGAACGCGGTGCGCTTCTACAGCTTGTTCAGTTCCACCTTCGGCGCGGATGGGGCGCCGGGGGGGGACGTGGAGCACGTGACGAGCTGGCGGTGCGAGTCGCGCAACGTGAAGCACGAGGCGATGCGGATGCGCGCGGTGTTGTGCCTCCGCCGGTATCGCAAGCTGGAGGGGTTGTATGACGGACAGCTCAAGGTGGCCGTGCTCGGCCGTCGCAACGCAGGCCTCATCTCCACGATGACTGTGGCTGGCGCGTCGTTCGAGAACCTGCAGCGCCTCACGACGCGCTACCTGGAGTTCATCACATGGAACTGATCCTTGAGGTGGAGCGGGCCGGTGGGGCAAAGAGCTGGCATGCGCTGGGAGAGACGCCGCTCACGATCGGGCGCGGGCTGCGCAACGCGGTGATCCTGGAGGATCCGTACGTGGACGCCCAGCACCTCCAGGTCGTGCATGGTGACGATGGGAGCTGGTGCATCGAGGATGTGGGGAGCAGCAACGGCGTCTGGCTTGGTGCGCAGCGGCTGGCGGGCCGGCTGGCGCTGCACCCCGGGCAGGAGTTCCGCGCGGGTCGCACGATCATTCGGGTGCGCGACCGCGATGAGCCGGTGGCCGCGGCGTTGCCCGACCGTCCGGTCGCTGTGCCGGTGGCGGAGGCGGCGGTGGTTCCCCACGAGCCCGTGTTGGCACCGCGACTTGGCGCGCGCCGCGGAGGACCGGTGGCGGCTGCCGCAATCGCCGCGATCACCGTGTTCTCCTGGTCGACCTCCACGGCACGCACGGTCGGCAGCGAATTGTTTGCCTCGGCAAGTGCCAGCTGGCTCTTCCTCGCCGTGTGGGCCGGGATCTGGGCGATACTGGGTCGCATCATCTCGCAGCGTTTCTTCTACCAGGGGCACCTGGTCATCGCGTCGGTGGCGAGCCTGGTGGCGCTTGCGCTCGTCACGCTGAGCGGCTGGGTGACCTTCCTGTTTCCGGGGTCGGTCGTGTGGGACGGCGTGATGACGGCCGGTGCGATCGCCTTTGTGGCGGCGACGGTGACGGCGCACCTCGGCCTGGCCACGCACATCCGGCGCGAGCGGCTGGTGCGGACGGCCGTGACGATGTGTGCGACGATGCTGACGCTCCTTGGGGTGTCGGCCCTGCTGGATGACGATCGCTTCTCGGACGTTCCGTCGATCGTCTCGGTGCTCAAGCCGCTACGCCCCGGCCTGGTGCCGGCCATTTCGGTTGCCGAGTTTGGCGAGGCGATCGCCGGGCTGCGTGAGGAGGCGGACGAGCTGGCGAAGAAGGGCGAGCTGCCGCCGACGGGGCTCGACCTCGAGTAGGTGCCGGGGTCTGGTTGACGACCAGAGTGCGGTCTTGGGTACGATTGACGGGCGATTCGTCGGTTGCCTGGCCGGTATCGCCAACGTAATGTCTCCGCATGACAGAAGACATGCGCTTTCCGATCGGTCCGTTCTCGCCTCCGGCCTCCCCGGCGAAGGACCGGGCCGCGACCATTCGCCGCCTCGCTCGCATTCCGGCGTCGCTCCGGCTCGCCGTCGCTGACCTGTCCGAGGGGCAACTCGGTACCCCGTACCGTCCCGGGGGGTGGAGCGTGCGCCAGCTGGTGCACCACGTCGCGGACAGCCACCTGAACTTCTACCTGCGCCTCAAGCTGGCCCTCACCGAGTCGAATCCCACGATCCGGCCGTACGAGGAGCAGTTGTGGGCGGAGCTGGCTGATGTCGCGACCACGCCCCTGGCCACCTCGCTCGCCATCCTCGACGGGGTTCACGAGCGCGCGGATCGCGTGCTGCGATCGCTCGCCGCTGCCGACTTCGACCGGACCTACGTACATCCGGCATCAGGACAACACACCATCGACTACCTGATCGCCATGTACGCGTGGCACGGGGAGCACCATGTGGCCCACGTGACGCAGCTGCGCGCGCGCGAGGGGTGGCTGGCGTGAGTCCCGCCGCGTTCGACGACGTCGATCGCCACATCCTGCGGGTCCTGCAGCTGAACGCGCGCACGAGCAACGCGGATATTGCTCGCGACCTCGACATGGCGCCGTCGGCCATTCTGGAGCGCATTCGCAAGTTGGAGCAGCGCGGCATCATCACCGGCTACGAAGCGCGACTGGCCCCGAAGGCGCTGGGACTGGGGCTGACCGCCTTCGTGTTCGCGCGCTTCACGGCGTCCGGTGGTGGCGACGAAACCGACCGGGCGCTCGCCACCATTCCCGAGGTGAGTGAGATCCACCACGTGGCGGGCGAGGACTGCCTGCTCGTGAAGCTGCGGGTGCGGGATACGGACGACCTGTCGCGCGTGCTGGGCGAGATCAAGCAGCAGCCGCACCTCACGCAGACGCGGACCACGATTGTCCTGTCGACGGCCAAGGAATCGAGCACGATCACCGTCCCCACGGACCCTTCGTGACGCCACGCGACCTGGTGGAGTTGGTGTTGCTCGCGGCCATCTGGGGAGCGTCGTTCCTCTTCCAGCGCGTCGCTGCTCCCGAGTTTGGCCCGGTGCCTCTCGTGGCGACACGCGTCGGGATCGCGGCGGTCATCCTGCTCGGCCTGCTGGTCGCGCAGGGCGGGCTGCGCGGGGTACGCACGCACTGGCGTTCGCTCCTCCTGCTCGGCGCCATCAACACCGCGATTCCCTTCACGCTGTTTGCCTTCGCCACGCTGCATGTCACTGCGGGCATTGCGTCCGTGCTCAACGGCACGGTGCCCCTCTGGGCGGGGGCGATCGCTCGTTTCTGGTTCAGGGAACGCCTCGGCCCGAACAAGACGGCCGGGTTGCTGCTGGGTTTCGTTGGTGTGGTGATGCTGGTCTGGCGGGATGGTGGGCGGGCGGGAGGTCCTGGGGTGGTAGCGGGACTGCTGGCGGCGTTCCTCTACGCCATCGCGGCGCACCTCTCGCGCCGTCGCCTGGCCACGGTGGATCCCATGGTCGTCGCCGCCGGCTCACAGGTTGGCGCGTTGCTGCTCACGGTCGGACCCGCTGTCGCGCTCCTTCCTGCGACCCCAATCTCCGCCCGGGCCGCGACAGCCGGAATCCTGTTGGGGGTGTTCTGCACCGGGGTGGCGTATGTCCTCTTCTTTCGGCTGATCCGTCGCATCGGGGCCATGCGCACGATGTCCGTCTCCTACCTGATTCCAGTGTTCGGGATGCTCTGGGGCTGGGTCTTCCTGCGCGAAGGGGTCACGTTGCGCATGGGGATCGGTGCCGCGCTCGTCCTCGCCGGCGTGGCATTCGCCACTGGCGTACTGCAACCCATCCCCGAGTCCGCGACGGTCGAGCGACGGCCTGCCTAGCTTGGCACCGTCATGAAACCAATACTCGGTCTCTTCGCATTCCTGTGCGCAACGAGCGTCGCCGCACAGGACGTCATGCGCATTACCACGGAACGTCTGGCGCCAGGGCTCCATGTGTTCTCCGGCTACGCGAACGGCAACGTGCTGGCGCTGGAGACCCGCGATGGAGTCTTCCTGGTCGACGCGCAGAGCGCCAAGCGGGTGGCCGCGCTCGACACGGCGTTGCGGCAGGTGACGCAGGCGCCGGTGAAGTGGATCGTGAACACGCACTACCACGGGGACCACACGGAAGGGAACGCCTTCTTCCGTGCCCGGGGCGCCGAGGTGTGGGCGCATCCTCGCGTGCCGGTGCAGGCGGCGAAGGACACGACCATCGCCGCATTGGAATGGCACCGGACCCCGCTGGATCCGGCCGCGATGCCGACCAAGCTGGTAGGCGATCTCCTGGAGATGACGTTAGGCGGCGTGCGCGTGACCGTGCGACACTACGGGGTCGCGCACACGGACGGGGACCTGCTGACCTGGCTGCCGGCGTACAACGTGCTGCACATCGGCGACCTGTTCGAGGTGGGCGCCCCGCCGTTCGTTGATTGGTGGGCGGGGGGCAGCCTGGACGGGATGATCAAGGTGATCGACACCGTGCTCACCGAGGTGAACGACTCCACGCGGATCGTGCCGGGGCACGGGGCGGTGTCCACGCGAGCCGACCTGCGCCGGTATCGCGAGATGCTGGCGACGGTGCGGGCACGCGTTCGCGAAGGGCTCGCCGCTGGGACGGCGGATGCGGTGCTGGGCGCGTCGGCGGTGGCAGGCTTTGAGGGGATGCTTGGGGGAGAGCGGAGAGCGAAGCAGTTTGGGGGACAAGTGATACTCGGGCTTCGTCGGTAGGGGCACAGCAACTCCAAGGGCGCAGTACGGGCAGCACGAGCAGCCCGAGGAGCACGGGGGGCACGCGTTCAGCCCGTGCTGCGCGTACTGCGTTGTGGCGTTTCAGGCTGCCGGGCGGGGGGGGGGGGGGGGGGGGGGGGGGGGCGCCCCCGCGCACGTACTGCCCGTGCCGCTCGTACCGCGCAGTGGCAGTTGCCCCTATCGCCGGAACAGATACGACATCTTCACAAAGACGCCATCCCGCACCCGCCGCATCTCGCGGAACCGGAAGGCATCGTCTTCCGTCAGCGACGACCCGTAGCCCGCGAAGAACACCGTGCCCGGGCTTGGGACGAAGTTGATCAGCCAGTCCACGCGGAAGTCGCGCGTGGCGGTCTTGCCGGCGCGGGCGTAGGTCGACCCGTTCCAGATCGCGATCGGGAGGTCGTTGACCGGGTCGCGCAGGGCATCACGGACGCGGTTGTCGTATTGACCGACAAAGCGGAGAAAGAGGGCGCGGGAAACCTGGTACTCCAGGCGCATCCGCGGGACCGTGGCGCGTGACAGCGTGGTGCCGTCGCGCGAGCGGGTAAAGTGCGAGTAGAGATACGATGCGTTGACCCGCATCTGGTCGGTCGGCCGGAAGTCGACCTCGCCGGTGAGGTCGATCCGGCGCGCGGTGCTGGTCTCGAAGAACTCGATGTCCTTGCCGAGGAAGCCGGTGAAGCGGCCAGTCCATCGTTCGAACTGC encodes the following:
- a CDS encoding trypsin-like peptidase domain-containing protein, which encodes MRTPCLAFCTAVCLGTAPGMAVAQPPSVATSDVFQRYADRVVKIQVVETGSAAKSGIGSGFFVSADGQLVTNYHVIAELIQSPGRYRAEYLDAQGQAHTAEVLGVDVISDLAVLSTTTRPSRFFEIAAGAVPQGTRLYSLGHPRDLGLSIVEGTYNGQLAHTRHPRIHFTGAINQGMSGGPTITEDGRVIGVNVATAGNQIGFLVPVAQVANLLGQVRNPSANPPVRTLAQVAAALRQDQDGWLGRLFVERPKEITLGPWRVLTEPTPTFRCWADADRTRERTYESVVHSCETDDDVYLASDHSTGTVRVEHQLLTTQQMNAVRFYSLFSSTFGADGAPGGDVEHVTSWRCESRNVKHEAMRMRAVLCLRRYRKLEGLYDGQLKVAVLGRRNAGLISTMTVAGASFENLQRLTTRYLEFITWN
- a CDS encoding FHA domain-containing protein yields the protein MELILEVERAGGAKSWHALGETPLTIGRGLRNAVILEDPYVDAQHLQVVHGDDGSWCIEDVGSSNGVWLGAQRLAGRLALHPGQEFRAGRTIIRVRDRDEPVAAALPDRPVAVPVAEAAVVPHEPVLAPRLGARRGGPVAAAAIAAITVFSWSTSTARTVGSELFASASASWLFLAVWAGIWAILGRIISQRFFYQGHLVIASVASLVALALVTLSGWVTFLFPGSVVWDGVMTAGAIAFVAATVTAHLGLATHIRRERLVRTAVTMCATMLTLLGVSALLDDDRFSDVPSIVSVLKPLRPGLVPAISVAEFGEAIAGLREEADELAKKGELPPTGLDLE
- a CDS encoding putative metal-dependent hydrolase, whose protein sequence is MTEDMRFPIGPFSPPASPAKDRAATIRRLARIPASLRLAVADLSEGQLGTPYRPGGWSVRQLVHHVADSHLNFYLRLKLALTESNPTIRPYEEQLWAELADVATTPLATSLAILDGVHERADRVLRSLAAADFDRTYVHPASGQHTIDYLIAMYAWHGEHHVAHVTQLRAREGWLA
- a CDS encoding DMT family transporter; its protein translation is MTPRDLVELVLLAAIWGASFLFQRVAAPEFGPVPLVATRVGIAAVILLGLLVAQGGLRGVRTHWRSLLLLGAINTAIPFTLFAFATLHVTAGIASVLNGTVPLWAGAIARFWFRERLGPNKTAGLLLGFVGVVMLVWRDGGRAGGPGVVAGLLAAFLYAIAAHLSRRRLATVDPMVVAAGSQVGALLLTVGPAVALLPATPISARAATAGILLGVFCTGVAYVLFFRLIRRIGAMRTMSVSYLIPVFGMLWGWVFLREGVTLRMGIGAALVLAGVAFATGVLQPIPESATVERRPA
- a CDS encoding MBL fold metallo-hydrolase, coding for MRITTERLAPGLHVFSGYANGNVLALETRDGVFLVDAQSAKRVAALDTALRQVTQAPVKWIVNTHYHGDHTEGNAFFRARGAEVWAHPRVPVQAAKDTTIAALEWHRTPLDPAAMPTKLVGDLLEMTLGGVRVTVRHYGVAHTDGDLLTWLPAYNVLHIGDLFEVGAPPFVDWWAGGSLDGMIKVIDTVLTEVNDSTRIVPGHGAVSTRADLRRYREMLATVRARVREGLAAGTADAVLGASAVAGFEGMLGGERRAKQFGGQVILGLRR